The Archocentrus centrarchus isolate MPI-CPG fArcCen1 chromosome 7, fArcCen1, whole genome shotgun sequence genome window below encodes:
- the LOC115783750 gene encoding aquaporin AQPAe.a, whose product MTWREELRSRQFWRAMVAELLGTLVLVSAVLGASVPGPGEAPGGPLYPAVAVGVVIVALGHCFGEISGAQVNPALTLALLATRRLDVLRALVYIIAQCLGASLGAGALYLALPFKTTADYFVNRVPLELNAAKALCIEVLCTFQMVFTVFSVEDQRRRESPEPGNLAIGLAHTAGVLIGARFSGASMNPARSFGPAIITGFWEDHWVYWIGPVLGAILAGVSHEFFFARSASRQKLVACLTCKDIEIVETASMTGSSLSTVTQNATRAKQANKQENN is encoded by the exons ATGACGTGGCGTGAG GAGCTGCGTAGTCGGCAGTTCTGGCGTGCCATGGTGGCAGAGCTACTTGGCACCCTGGTGTTAGTGAGCGCTGTGCTGGGTGCCTCTGTGCCAGGCCCTGGAGAGGCCCCTGGAGGACCCCTCTATCCAGCGGTGGCAGTGGGTGTGGTGATTGTAGCACTGGGACACTGTTTTGGAGAAATAAGTGGGGCACAG GTGAACCCAGCTTTGACTCTGGCTCTGTTGGCCACACGGCGGCTGGATGTTCTCCGGGCCCTTGTTTATATCATTGCTCAGTGTTTGGGGGCCTCCTTAGGAGCCGGGGCCCTGTACTTGGCCCTGCCTTTTAAAACCACTGCAGACTACTTTGTCAACAGG GTACCTTTAGAGTTAAATGCAGCCAAGGCTCTGTGCATTGAGGTTTTGTGCACCTTCCAGATGGTCTTCACTGTCTTCTCAGTGGAGGACCAGCGAAGGAGGGAGAGCCCAGAACCAGGAAACCTGGCCATTGGATTAGCACATACTGCTGGTGTACTGATAGGG GCGCGGTTCTCTGGTGCGAGTATGAATCCTGCCCGCTCTTTTGGTCCAGCCATCATCACTGGTTTCTGGGAAGATCACTGG GTTTACTGGATCGGGCCAGTGCTCGGTGCCATACTGGCGGGGGTCTCCCATGAGTTCTTCTTTGCACGCAGCGCCTCTCGTCAGAAGCTGGTGGCCTGTTTGACCTGTAAGGACATCGAGATCGTGGAGACGGCAAGCATGACCGGATCATCGCTGTCCACAGTTACCCAGAATGCCACAAGAGCCAAGCAGGCCAACAAACAGGAGAACAACTGA
- the mipb gene encoding major intrinsic protein of lens fiber b gives MWEFRSMNFWRAVFAEFFGTMFFVFFGMGAALRWTTGPHHVLHVALCFGLAAATLIQSIGHISGGHINPAVTFAYLVGSQMSLFRAIFYIAAQCLGAVAGAAVLYGVTPGNMRGNMAMNTLQPGISLGMATTVEVFLTMQLVICIFAVTDERRNGRLGSAALSIGFSVTIGHLMGMYYTGAGMNPARSFAPAVIFRNFINHWVYWVGPMIGGAMGALLYDFMLFPRMRGLSERLATLKGSRPPESETQQDTRGEPIELKTQAL, from the exons ATGTGGGAGTTCCGGTCTATGAATTTTTGGCGGGCAGTTTTTGCAGAGTTTTTCGGGACCatgttctttgtgttctttgGCATGGGTGCTGCCCTGCGCTGGACCACTGGGCCTCATCATGTCCTTCATGTGGCCCTGTGCTTTGGGCTGGCAGCTGCTACTCTCATCCAGTCCATTGGCCACATCAGCGGCGGCCACATCAACCCTGCCGTCACCTTTGCCTACCTTGTTGGCTCACAGATGTCTCTTTTCCGCGCCATTTTCTACATTGCTGCCCAGTGCCTGGGTGCTGTAGCTGGGGCTGCTGTGCTGTACGGGGTCACACCTGGCAACATGAGAGGCAACATGGCAATGAACACG ctgcagcctggcatCAGCCTGGGGATGGCCACCACCGTGGAGGTCTTCCTCACCATGCAGCTTGTTATCTGCATCTTTGCTGTGACCGATGAGAGGAGAAATGGACGTCTCGGATCTGCTGCCCTCTCCATCGGCTTCTCTGTCACCATTGGACATCTCATGGGG ATGTACTATACAGGTGCTGGGATGAACCCTGCTAGGTCCTTTGCTCCTGCTGTGATCTTCAGAAACTTTATCAACCACTGG GTGTACTGGGTTGGGCCTATGATAGGAGGTGCCATGGGTGCCCTGCTGTATGATTTCATGCTGTTCCCACGCATGAGGGGTTTGTCTGAGCGTCTGGCCACACTGAAGGGCAGTCGGCCTCCCGAGAGCGAGACCCAGCAGGACACCCGCGGGGAGCCCATCGAGCTCAAGACGCAAGCCCTATAA